The following DNA comes from Bactrocera neohumeralis isolate Rockhampton unplaced genomic scaffold, APGP_CSIRO_Bneo_wtdbg2-racon-allhic-juicebox.fasta_v2 ctg1313, whole genome shotgun sequence.
taaagtgaaaattggcacaaaggatcgcattagggaggggcatatttggacgtaattttttttggaaaagtgggcgtggccccgccctctactaagttttttgtacatatctcggaaactactatagctatgtcaaccaaactctatagagtcgtttccatcaggcatttccatatacgcttcaaaaatggaagaaatcggttaataaacacgcccacctcccatacaaaggttatgttgaaaatcactaaaagtccgttaaccgactaacaaaaacgtcagaaacactaaattttacggaagaaattgcagaaggaagctgcacccagacttttttgaaaaattgaaaatgggcgtggcctcgcccacttatggaccaaaaaccatatctcaggaactactagaccgatttcaatttcggtatgtaatattttcttaacaccctgatgacatgtacgaaatatgggtgaaatcggttaacaaacacgccttcttctaatataacgcttctttgaattccatctgatgccttctctgtataatatatacattaggaaccagtgatgatagcggaataaaactttacacaaatacggtatttgaaaaatatgtaaatgacggataatgaaatatcaattatcactttatcatgcgagagtgtaaaatgttcggtgacacccgaacttagcccttcctttcttgtttaattaaaattttattatcgcATTCTTGCTTGTTGCCCAGGAATTGAAGAATTCTCTGCAACGTGGCTCATTGCCGACTCTCcaaatttgtttcattattttttattttcttttacattgtacgaattatttttgcaataagaTTTGGCATGACCACATTTCTGCCATCGATAGCATTGCACAATGTCTTTAAATTGGCGAGGTGTCTTTACCATCCATTTCTTTTTTGCtgccgtagacaccgcttatgctgttaaagccgagttaacaagtACACCCCAGTCAATCTTTCTTTTTGCTATTTGGCGCCATTCGAGATACCAAGCGCAGGCAGGTCCTTTTACACTTGGTATTGCTGAACGTCAGTAtagattttccaaaaatgtaaattttgatCTTCTGCTTGACGTTTTGCACATCAACTCAATACATTAAATAAAGGCTTTCTGCTAAGATTGTATCAGACATATCTCTGTTGAGGGCGATTTTACAATAGTTTTTGCTGACAGGAAGCAATagtaaaaataacttaataaaataccaaatttgattgtaatctATTCATGATTTCGTTTATAATCAATGTTGAAATTCTTGCCCaacatctttttatactctcgcaacaatgttgctaaggagagtattatagttttgttcacataacggttgtttgtaagtcctaaaactaaaagagtcagatatagggttatatataccaaagtgatcagggtgacgagtagagtcgaaatccggatgtctgtctgtccgtccgtccgtctgtccgtccgtctgtccgtccgtccgtgcaagctgtaacttgagtaaaaattgagatatcatcatgaaacttggtacacgtattccttggctccataaaaaggttaagttcgaagatgggcaaaatcggcccactgccacgcccaccaaatggcggaaaccgaaaacctataaagtgtcataactaagccataaataaagatattaaagtgaaattcggcacaagggatcgcattagggaggggcatatttggacgtaatttttttggaaaagtgggtgtggccccgcccctactaagttttttgtacgtatctcggaaactactatagctatgccaaccaaactctacagagtcgttttcttcaggcatttccatatacagttcaaaaatggaagaaatcggatattaaccacgcccacctcccatacaaaggttatgttgaaaatcactaaaagtgcgttaacggactaacaaaaaacgtcagaaacactaaattttacggaagaaattgcagaaggaagctgcacccagacttttttgaaaaattgaaaatgggcgtggcctcgcccacttatggaccaaaaaccatatctcaggaactactagaccgatttcaatgaaattcggtacataatattttcttaacaccctgatgacatgtacgaaatatggatgaaatcggttcacaaccacgccttcttccaatataacgctattttgaattccatctgatgccttctctgtatgacatacatatgtatatgtatgtatacattaggaaccaatgataatagcggaataaaactttacaaaaatacggtatttgaaaaatatgtaaatgacgtataatgaaatctcgattatcactttatcatgcgagagtataaaatgttcggtgacacccgaacttagcccttccttacttgttaatatcAAGTTTTGACAACACCCAAAGGTATTTCCTCGACTTGGATTTCGCAAGTTGCAAGTTTAGAGAATTTTCGGCATAGCTTTGATTAAACTCGAAAATTAATAATCTCAAGTGAAggtttcagatttttttaaatgtcaatatgccttatttcaactttttgtgGTGAACaaattttagtgaaataaaGAGGATAATGTTGCGTTATTTCGgtctttttcccaaaaatacatttatctATTGACAACATAATTGCCAGTTAAGTTAGATATTTAGAAgtctttttttttcgaaaaaaatctcGCGGCACTTACCCTTTGTGTTGGCGAAACGAATTCAAAACGGGATACTTGTGGTTGATACTCGTATGTACGTgttgccacaacgctgctcagcCCCGTAGACCGACGAGGTGGTGGTCCAGCCTGCCGACGCCGCAACGAGGTTCCGCTTTGCTGGGGTGCGCCACGAGCTGCGGGTTGGAAGCGGGGTATGCGGCCGCGCTGGATGGGTGGCCGATTCACTTCGCGTGCCGCGCTGCTATatagcagcgtgtgatgcggcctgtggcatatttggcacagccctCGTGACTCACACGCTGCAGTCACATGTGTATGTGACAGGCAGTTATGGCAATGCCCGTGGgcctgggcaacttgctgccgttgcaCGGGTCGTATACCCCGAAACATGCCACAATGGTGCAGACGGTGTGGGCGTCAACAGATGGGGCACCTTATCTGACGGGTCTCCGAAGTCCTCGATGTGATCGGTGGTGGTCGGGTGCCACCACGAGGCGCGGGTGCAGGTACCGCTGCAGGCGCGGTTACCGGTACAGGTGCCGGCGTTGTTGCCGGTGCGGTTGCTGGCGTGGTTGCCGGAGCAGCAGCCGATGCTGTTGCAACTACCGTTCGGGGCGCTGGGGCAGACCCGTTGCGTGGCACATTGGTTATCGCCCGAACGGTTGGCGTATTTGCAACTGGCGTATCTACATCCATGGTAATCTGTGGTAAATGAGATGGTTTATTATACATATCTGTCATTGTAAGTTGATATGGGCAATCGTGCCACGATGTGGCGTGAATGGGCCGTCGTATTGATcgaccatttttttttagttttctttacgGTTTGCTATTTTTACGTACGGTTtgttattatactctcgcaacaaagttgccaaagagagtattatagttttgttcacataacggttgtttgtaagtcctaaaactaaaagagtcagatatagggttatatataccaaagtgatcagggtgacgagtagagtcgaaatccggatgtctgtctgtccgtccgtccgtctgtccatccgtccgtgcaagctgtaacttgagtaaaaattgagatatcatgatgaaacttggtacacgtattccttggctccataagaaggttaagttcgaaggtgggcaaaatcggcctactgccacgcccacaaaatggcggaaaccgaaaacctataaagtgtcataactaagccataaataaagatattaaagtgaaattttgcacagaggatcgcattagggagggacatatttggaagcaatttttttggaaaagtgggcgtggcctcgccccctactaagttttttgtacatatctcggatactactatagctatatgtctaccaaactctacagagtcgttttcttcaggcatttccatatacagttcaaaaatggaagaaatcggataataaccacgcccacctcccatacaaaggttatgttgaaaatcactaaaagtgcgttaaccgactaacaaaaaacgtcaaaaacactaaattttacggaagaaatggcagaaggaagctgcacctaggctttttgtaaaaattgaaaatgggtatggcgtcgcccacttatgtaccaaaaaccatatctcaggaactacttcaccgatttcaataaaattcggtatataatattttcttaacaccctgatgacatgtacgaaatatgggtgaaatcggttcacaaccacgccctcttccaatataacgctattttgaattccatccgatgccttctctgtataatacgattATAAACatttggaaccaatgatgatagcggcataaaactttacaaaaatacggtatttgaaaaatatgtaaatgacgtataatgaaatctcgattatcactttatcatgcgagagtataaaatgttcggtgacacccgaacttagcccttccttacttgtttttatttacgatttgttattttcatttacGGTTGTTATTTTTAACGGTTGGTATTGGCGTATTTCTCGCTTTATTATATCGCGATATTATCGGTtcggttttttcggttttcggatTCGCGATCATCGGAAGTTGGCAGAAAGCATGgcttcacgagcggtctggttagcgttccgttttgcgtacggagatcaacgattcgtatgtgaccgtcggagccgtaatgtagcttttctatgcggccaagccgccaatCGGTGGGGAGTAGACAATCATCGTGAATGAGGACACAGTCTCCAAGTTTAGGCgcttgttcaggagtcttccagcggtatcttttgtggagatcctttatgtaCTCGttcttccatcggcggctgaaatcatgatggagaatcttaattcgttcccatcgatttaatagggatagcgactccacgcctggctcaggaatggccaggatgggtgctccctttagaaaatgccctggagttaaggcggtgaGATCTGGGGGGTCTTGCGATAAtactgtgagtggccgtgaattgagaacggcttcaatgcgatttaataacgtcgtgaactcttcgtaattgaatttataatttccagcaATTTCAAAAGGGTAgaaatgggatttgaagctttttacacctgattcccataaaccgcccatatgaggagcgcttggaggTATAAAtggccaattgataccttgaggggcatacttttgtacgatgtcggatgacacttgttttaaaaaatccacaaattgcttttctgtggctcgttgagctccaataaagggtttgccattatcgctcatgatttcgcacgtcgagcgacgaagcgagcaaatgccgcgagaaaagcctccgtcgtcagattactacaTTGCTCAagatgtactgcctttgtcgtgaaacatacaaagacagccacatagcctttcatgagagtaGGAGACCTTAACATAGACGCCTTTACCTGGAAAGggccagcaaaatcaacacctgttgtggtgaaaggcagagctaAATTGCAGCgatccggtggaagtgctgccataatctgcgttcgcatcttctgtttgtgcatagtgcaaatcttgcacgtgaagatgcatttcttgatttgcggcttaagacgggggat
Coding sequences within:
- the LOC126766464 gene encoding cyclin-dependent kinase inhibitor 1C-like yields the protein MDVDTPVANTPTVRAITNVPRNGSAPAPRTVVATASAAAPATTPATAPATTPAPVPVTAPAAVPAPAPRGGTRPPPITSRTSETRQIRPHHTLLYSSAAREVNRPPIQRGRIPRFQPAARGAPQQSGTSLRRRQAGPPPRRSTGLSSVVATRTYEYQPQVSRFEFVSPTQR